The Maniola jurtina chromosome 21, ilManJurt1.1, whole genome shotgun sequence genome contains the following window.
tgcctgaaataaacgatatttcattatattatattatatatatttattagattCCTTTCATTTGCCGGAAATTTTACCATAGGGGTTAATTTATACAGAGAAgatttcttataaaatatttacagcaTAGTTATGTGTCTCAAATCTGCTAAAAGTGGCCACTTTTAGCAGATATGAGATACATAACTATACTTCGAACTTTTCATATGAAATCATAACTGCATAAATACCCCCCTATGATAAAATTTTCGGCAAATCATAGAAATCTAACGTAGCTATAGTACTGTAGttaaaacgaattaaaaactTCTAGCGCTAGCTACTTCCGTGCCCTTTCACCTTAAgggtatttatttttcttctgaagTAAAATTCGAGCGGTGCATGCTGTCTTATGTCTGATGTCagcattattaatatattatgttatcatattattaatatattgtttttgttttcagaTATTTGGCAACTGGTAATACATTCACTGATCTACACTATTCCTATGTGATTGGAATTGCAACAATTAGCGAAATAGTAAGACAAGTTTGTTACATAATATGGATTGAACTAAAAGTCTGAATGTATTCCACAGCTTAATGGGATCAAATGGAAAGAAATCGCAGAGGGATTTCTCACATATACAAATTTTCCTAATTGCTTGGGTGCAATTGATGGAAAACATATAAGAGTGATTCGGCCGCCGCACAGTGGATcactatattttaattataagaaATATTATTCTGTAGTGCTCCTCGCAATGTGTGATGctgattataattttacatataTTAATGTCGGTACCAGTGGAAGCAACGCCGATTCAACCATCTTTAGAAGGAGTCAATTGTATACGAAACTGGAAAGTAACACGTTGGGTATCCCTGACCCGCAAGAGTTGCCTATTATTTGCCCCGAAGTAGCTTATCCATCTAGTGTAAGAGCAAAGTTGCCGTTCGTGATAGTGGGAGACGAGGCATTTGGTTTATCATCACATGTGATGCGGCCTTATGCTCGTGATAATTTACcttacaaaaagaaaatatttaattaccgTCTGTCCAGAGCTAGAAGGTACATAGAATGCACTTTTGGAATTATGTCAAATAAATTTAGAATATTTCACAGATCCATGAATGTCAAGTTAGATCTAGCACAATTAATAGTCAAGACGGCATGTGTACTTCACAATTTCATAAGGAAACGGGATGGCTACAAGGTCAGCCATACATTTGTCACAAATGGTTTTACGGGACCACTACCCAGGCAGCAGACTGAAAGTAGTAATACGTCGGCAAGTAATATCAGAGATATATTTGCAGATTACTTTATCAATGAAGGAAAAGTCTCCTGGCAACACcgatatataattaattaactaaactCAAAAGGTTTTAGAAGGTTTTTGATGTTATttgtgaattaaataattatgcttatattaataaagtaatgatgcttgtataaataaaataatgaaccaaACACATACCCGCCTCTTTTCTTTCCTCTTCGCTCAAATTTTCGTAGTTAGGTGCCAATTCCTTCAAAATATCTCTCCATGCAGCCTCCCTCGCGTCCCTGTTTTTGTATAATTCATTGCGTTTATCCCACAAAACGGGCCGCAGATGAACTTCAATGATTACTCGTTCTGTATCGATTTTCATTTCGGTAGTACAATACGGCGCGTGCGCCCCGCTCGACTCTAAAATGGGCACTGAAGTTGTAGGCAGCGCTTACGCATGCGGATACCCCGCACCGGggtgacgccccgcacagcgCCCCGCGTCCCGCGTGCGTTTATCACGCTTTACAATAGATACCTATATGAAATTGTTCTTTGCGGATGCTACGCATGCGGTCCAATCCCGCGTGCGTGAGCAAATCCGCGTGACACTAAAAGCGCCCTAAGACCAGTCCAATCGTGGAACTCTTTGTTATTGATCAATTCATAATGCTCAAAATCTAAAACTTCTGTTTTGATGTGGTTTATTAACAACCTTAGCGCACTAACGATCTGTGCAGAATTAAAATCTTGAATTAAATTGTCTTGCATAGCAAGTAAATGCCATTCATCTTGCTCGAGGTGTGTGCTGCAAACACGACCTTTTTCTGAAATTAATACACTGTATCGGCAAAGAACACGTAGAATAATGTTTTCTGATATTCTGTGTCTTGTTGTGTCTACACAGTGTTGAAATACACAAGAGTTTGCCGTATTACTAGTTCGGACATATTCAGGTAAAACTGTAGAATGAGGCACAGCGTCAACTCCTTCGCCTGCAACATCAGGTTCTTCGTTGTCAGGTTATTCCTGCACTTCACGTTGACGTCGGAGATATTGCCGCTCGGCCCTTTGCCAACAAGGTCGGCATATAACATCTGTAGGTTCATtctgaaaaaaatgtttatcaGCTTAGTAAtatatcattaaataaaaaaataataaatctgcgGAGGGCGGGGGGCCCTCTTTATTTGAAAACTTGTATTTGTTAAAAAACACATAGCAGTAAATGCGGCTTAGGTTATATGTACATGAGTATTATGATGTTTGTTCGTAGTAAATATCTTAGGCATATTCATTCGATATAGTGATAATACAATCCTTTCCTGATGATCCAGTAGATCTTCAATAACAAACTGTGCGATTTCGATGTGTTGTGATTCACGGGATGTCCAACTATAACTTCGGCGATCACCAATAGGCACACGACACGAAATACACAATTGTACGTTCATAATGTCAGTTAATAAGCCACAGAGCTGCGTAAAAGCTTCGCTAAATACACTTGATATTGTATCACTTTAAGAACAAGAGAGTAATGTCACGATAGCCGTCCGATGTAACCAAAGTCGCATGGATAACTGACTGGGCGCGGGCGGTCGGCAACCAATAACAATGCGTTCACGCACCCAGGTAGCCGTCCCTTTTCATTATTTCTCGGAATTCCATTTGAAGttttgagagagagagagtaacCAGTAATGATTGACTCTAAAAAGACAACATtctttattataaagaaaatgaaTGTGTTAAATAGtacgtttttatattattttgaccacTAGGATTTGACCTTGATTATTTTGCGGTCATGTAAGTTACTTTTATGGTCAGTTCACATTATTCCAGTCCAGTAATCCAGCGAGTTAATCCAGTCCAGTACTGGACTGGATTATATCGTCCACATTATTCCAGTCATTCAAAAGCTGTTAGATCGATAACACTATAGTGACAATGCTTTCAAGAAAGGAGtttagaaattgttttaaaactgTTCAATTATTACTGTTAGAAGAAGTAACTGATGTAGTTGAAGAagaactaaaaagaaaaaagcggATTTGGGTGAGAAACTGGATAAGCGAAAGAAATGTAAAAGGAGGCTCAACAATGCTTTTGCAACAGCTGAAATCAGAAGATGCCTATGAATATAGATTGGCAATGAGAATGACAGCAGAAAATTTTGAGGAGTTGTTATCATTAATTTCAAACAATATTCAACGTAACGATACATTATTAAGAGATGCCATACCTGCAAAATTAAAACTAGAAGTCACTCTATCCTTTTTATCTACTGGAAATAGTTACAGAAGCCTCAGTCATCTGTTTCGGTTGCCAAAATCATCTATATCGCAAATCATATCAGAAGTTTGTCAAGAAATAAAAAGGGCATTAAAAGATCACATCAAGGTaactaattttctttattataatttCCTCATACTTAACACTATTTCACATTTAAGCTTGATTGAaagcattcataataatattggcGTATTCTGTATCTTCACACAATAAATTAAGTGAATCATCAGTGGCTTGGGTGTCTGTAGTAGATGCTGGACTCATTGAAAATGTATTAGAACTTGGACCAGGCGCTTGTAGTATGTGAGAATAACTCGTATTACTAAATCTCAAATCGTTCAGTCTACATTTTGTTACCACTTTTTGTATTTCTTCTTGGCCTAGGATAGCCTGTTCTGTGGAAAGTTTTCTTAATTGCGTTGCAATGTATTTTCCAAAGATATCAAATTCATCTTCCTCTCTTTCTGAGTTGGAGAAGTCATTTTTGATCTCCTTCATGTTTTTGACAATTGCAGATAACTCTGTTAATCTAGACTTCTTCTTTCGTGGTTCCGGTGCAGAAGTTTCCGGTGTAGGAGTTTCCGGTGTAGGAGTTTCTGGTGTAGGAGTTTCTGGTGCAAAAGCGGAGGGATCGTCATCAGCCCGCACTCTAGATTGAGATTCTGTATTttcctgaaaataaaattattattttattacaggtACCAAGTACGCCACTCGAATGGGGACAAATCGAGAAAGGATTTCGGAATAAGTGGAACTTTCCCCTTTGCTACGGAGCGATTGATGgaaaacatattaaaattacGGGCTCCAAGGAGTATGGAAGTgtgaattttaattataaaaaagataATAGCATTGTTTTAATGGCACTTGTAGACCACGATTATTGCTTTACCTATATCAACGTAGGAGCAAATGGAAGTGCATCTGATGGtggtattttcaaaaactgttCTATCTATAATCAATTGGAAACTAGCGGCTTTATACCAGAAGGAGGGGTAATTGTAGCTGATGCTGCCTTTCCATTAAAAACATACATGATGAAACCATATCCTGGGCCCAATTTAAgttttgaagaaaaaatatttaattacagaTTATCACGTGCCAGACGCATTGTCGAAAATGCTTTTGGAATATTAGCAAACCGATTTCGAGTTTTCGAAAAGGCTATTTCGACAAAGATAGATACTGTGGATCACATTGTATTTGCAGCTTGTTCTCTACACAACTGGTTACGAAAAAAGTCGAGCGCTTATCTAACTACTTGTTCTGTTGACCGCGATGATATTGATACCCACAGTTTGATTGAAGGTATGTGGAGAACTGACGTACGCGGTTTAAACAGTATCACACAGCAAGGCAGTAACCATTCATCGTTAAGTGCAAGAGAGAAAAGAACACAgtatactaattattttgtgAACGAAGGGAAAGTACCGTggcaaaataatatgattttttaaaaagtaggtaactgTAAATTTTATAGTCACTGGTTGTAGACGAAAATTCATTTCAATTTATCATTCATTCTAAATAATCTTAgaattatacagggtggtcaaaaagtcgtggatcaaacgcaatagggagatagaggaggtgaTTTCCAGCAAAAAACATTTCGActgcatggccatatttaaattgccctaaaagttatgaatatttttgggttttttttaaaaataccaaattcttttacaatgagactaataaaaaaaaatgtaacaaaaaaacaataaaacaaacgatgttgtgtcattactagataatgtatcagcactacaaaagttcttttgaggctctgggtaccaaattacaagaccaattaatttttttccgaaacttttaaagcgttaccaaaaattaaatgtcactttaaaagcgcactgtgaaaaaaaaatgtactacggaaaagtgaccctatatCAGGAAAACTTGccgatttaatgccaattcaaatgaggtataacacattaccctTTGTTTTATAATTCTGGTTTTATAATCGTtctttcatatcaaggtgcaaatttcagtagattagtttaattcaaaaaaaaattgaagattatcatgctgctagttaaactgctagttttttgtacgttggaatgctaaaaacatcactgtgcttgtcacacttaaaatttgtgaaaaaaaaaacataaactcTTTACTACCACCACGtaccagaactacccagaacgcccgtcttgcaagtagttcatcttttctaggaaacaaaaggataaagaaactatgcctctctttcacactaatcattcttccttattccaacaacgCAAATAGTAAGGATGATTAGTgcgaaagagaggcatagtttctttatccttttgtttcctagaaaagatgaactacttgcaagacgggcgttctgggtagttctggtaCGTGGTGGTAGTAAAgagtttatgttttttttttcacaaattttaagtgtgacaagcacagtgatgtttttagcattccaacgtacaaaaaactagcagtttaactagcagcatgataatcttcaattttttttgaattaaactaatctactgaaatttgcaccttgatatgaaagaACGATTATAAAACCAGAATTATAAAACAAagggtaatgtgttatacctcatttgaattggcattaaatcggCAAGTTTTCCTGatatagggtcacttttccgtagtacatttttttttcacagtgcgcttttaaagtgacatttaatttttggtaacgctttaaaagtttcggaaaataattaattgctcttgtaatttggtacccagagcctcaaaagaacttttgtagtgctgatacattatctagtaatgacacaacatcgtttgttttattgtttttttgttacatttttttttattagtctcaTTGTAAAAGAAttcggtatttttaaaaaaaacccaaaaatattcataacttttagggcaatttaaatatggccatgctgtcgaaatgttttttgctggaaatcacctcctctatctccctattgcgtttgatccacgactttttgaccaccctgtataatttcattaataaattctgaataatttaatttcttaacaAACAAACCTGTACTTTTCTTTTCACCATTGCATTTCTTATAAATGAATTGAACTCGGCGAACCATTTTATCTTCGGCTGGTAAACATCACCACTAGCACCAGAAGTGGAGGATTTTTTAATCTTGTCCAGTTCAAGGTAGTATGTAGATcgcatactttttattttattttttacatcttCTACAGTAAAACCTTCTATTTGCATACCCTCACAAATTTTTTGCAGGGCGGATTGGCGCATGCCTTTGTGTTTATAAAATTCTGAAGTGATATCCCATAGACACACATGTTCTCTATACAAAGAAACAAACAGAAGAGTTTGGTTTTCAGTTAATTTCATTGTTAGGAATTAGCTATAGAACTCCACAAAAAACAACAATGCGTGTTCACTGTAAAACGTGTAATCAAGCACTGGATTGGCCGTTCACACTATTCCAGTGGCGCTGAAATGGGCGAGCTGGAATGAAAAATAGACCGTCATTCCAGTCACTGGACTGGATTGATCACTGGAATGGGTACATTCCAGTGCAGGTTCACATTGTTCCAGTAGCATTCCAGCACTGGACTGGAATGCTGGACTGGAATGCTACTGGAATAATGTGAACCGACcattaatacaatattttttatattataatgacaCTCCAACCTTTTTTATCacctaagaattaaaaaaaatatattttattttttatgttattacgaCGTAACCATTGTGCGCACAGATTGGACGTCATAGTAAAAAATGATAGAAATTATGTATTCTATCCGAATatcgtactttttttttctggccGGCACTTTCATTTTTTGGTCCAAAATGAATGATGTcctttggtaccgaggtagcttgcgtccctgttattgacataggcaactttttatcccggaatatcaaacagttcccacgggatctttaaaaacctaaatccacgcggacgaagtcgcgggcatcctctagtaataataataattgatcctAACGATTGATGTGATGAAAGTAGAGGTTGTACTTTTGATTTTagcgaattttcgaaaatctttgaatgcagttttctttctattcaaaaaaaaggaatgttttctttgagtaaaaatatctatctacagtattaaagagtactttcccttcaggtggcattataaaattccaccctgtatataaaatataaaatactctaTTGTAATGATAGCTAATACCATATGTTAACGCGATAAGATCTGCGTTGAATTTTTCTCCAAAATATGTGGTTGCAAAGTTTCTTTCAGAATTGTTTTATATTGCAAGTATAAATCTTCAAAAAGTTCATATGTGTTGTCCTTTAGATAACTACGGTTACAGTTTTGTCCAGGCCGCTCGCTTTGTAAATGATCTCCTTATGACTTTCCGTGAACTCTTTCCATAATTGTTCCAATATTTCGAGGCGTGACTCAAGATACGAACGCCTAGCCGGTCTTTTGGTGACTTTC
Protein-coding sequences here:
- the LOC123876507 gene encoding uncharacterized protein LOC123876507, which gives rise to MRQSALQKICEGMQIEGFTVEDVKNKIKSMRSTYYLELDKIKKSSTSGASGDVYQPKIKWFAEFNSFIRNAMVKRKVQENTESQSRVRADDDPSAFAPETPTPETPTPETPTPETSAPEPRKKKSRLTELSAIVKNMKEIKNDFSNSEREEDEFDIFGKYIATQLRKLSTEQAILGQEEIQKVVTKCRLNDLRFSNTSYSHILQAPGPSSNTFSMSPASTTDTQATDDSLNLLCEDTEYANIIMNAFNQA
- the LOC123876505 gene encoding protein ALP1-like isoform X1, which codes for MLSRKEFRNCFKTVQLLLLEEVTDVVEEELKRKKRIWVRNWISERNVKGGSTMLLQQLKSEDAYEYRLAMRMTAENFEELLSLISNNIQRNDTLLRDAIPAKLKLEVTLSFLSTGNSYRSLSHLFRLPKSSISQIISEVCQEIKRALKDHIKVPSTPLEWGQIEKGFRNKWNFPLCYGAIDGKHIKITGSKEYGSVNFNYKKDNSIVLMALVDHDYCFTYINVGANGSASDGGIFKNCSIYNQLETSGFIPEGGVIVADAAFPLKTYMMKPYPGPNLSFEEKIFNYRLSRARRIVENAFGILANRFRVFEKAISTKIDTVDHIVFAACSLHNWLRKKSSAYLTTCSVDRDDIDTHSLIEGMWRTDVRGLNSITQQGSNHSSLSAREKRTQYTNYFVNEGKVPWQNNMIF
- the LOC123876505 gene encoding uncharacterized protein LOC123876505 isoform X2; the encoded protein is MLSRKEFRNCFKTVQLLLLEEVTDVVEEELKRKKRIWVRNWISERNVKGGSTMLLQQLKSEDAYEYRLAMRMTAENFEELLSLISNNIQRNDTLLRDAIPAKLKLEVTLSFLSTGNSYRSLSHLFRLPKSSISQIISEVCQEIKRALKDHIKVPSTPLEWGQIEKGFRNKWNFPLCYGAIDGKHIKITGSKEYGSVNFNYKKDNSIVLMALVDHDYCFTYINVGANGSASDGGIFKNCSIYNQLETSGFIPEGGIITCQTHCRKCFWNISKPISSFRKGYFDKDRYCGSHCICSLFSTQLVTKKVERLSNYLFC